The genomic segment CACCGCCGCCGGGTTCCTCGTCGAGGCGCTGGACCGGCGCCGCCGGGCCGGCCTGCCCGGCTTCACCGTGCTGTCGTGCGACAACCTGCCGGACAACGGCGCTGCGGCGCGGGCCGCGGTGCTGGGGCCGGCCCGCCTGCGTGACCGGGCCCTCGCGGCCTGGATCGATGCTCACGTCTCCTTCCCGGCGAGCATGGTCGACCGGATCACGCCGGCCACCGGCGCGGCCACCCGGCGACTGGTGGCGTCGAGGTTCGGGATCGACGACCGGAGCCCGGTGGTGACCGAGCCGTTCCGCCAGTGGGTCGTCGAGGACGACTTCCCGTACGGCCGGCCGCCGCTCGAGCAGTTCGGTGTCCACTTCGTCCCCGACGTGACGCCGTACCGGCTGATGAAGACCCGGCTGCTCAACGCCGGTCACAGCGCGCTGGGCTACCTCGGCTCGCTGACCGGCGAGTACCGCACCAGCAGCGAGGCCATGACGAACCCGGTCATCGCCGACTACCTGGCGGTGCTCATGCGGGAGGAGATCGCGCCGCTGCTGCCGAAGGTCCCCGGCATCGATCTGGACGCCTATCAGGCCCGCGTGCTGCGGCGCTTCGCCAACCCCAGGATCAGCGACCAGCTCTCCCGCCTGTGCGGCCGGGGCTCGACCAAGATGCCGGCCTACCTGCTGCCCAGCCTGGCCGACGCCCGCCGGACCGGCCGCCCGGCCCTGCTGCTGAGCCTCGCGGTGGCGGCCTGGTTCTGCTATCTGCGCGGGTACGACCTGAACGGCGCACCGATCGAGGTCCGCGACGCCCTGGCCGAAACGCTGCAGGCCAGAGCCCGGGCCGGCGGCAACGACCCCCGCCCGCTGCTGGCCGAGCATCGCCTCTTCGGGTCGCTGGCCGCGGATCCGGGGCTGGCCGGCACGCTCGAGAACGCCCTGCACGACCTGGAGGTGTACGGCCCGGCCGCCACCATCTGCGACTATCTGGCGACCGAACTGCTCACCGGTCGACCCGTCGTTTGACGCTCGCCCCGGTGGGAAGGCCGCGCCATGACAACCGCACAAATCGTGGATTCCGGTGTGCTGCCGCGGGTGGCACCCCCGGTGCCTGCGGTTCGCCCCGCACGCAGCCTGCTCGGCTATCTCCTCATGCCCCGGCCCAAGGATCTGATCAAGGGCCTGCTGATGCCGCTCACCTTCGGACTGGCAACGCTCGCAGCGGGTGGCGTGGACGCCTGGACGGTGCTCCGGGCGGCCGTGGCGCTGGTGGTGCTGGAGCTGCTGGTCTATCCGGCCCGGTATCAGTGGAACGACATCCGGGGTTTCGCGGCCGACCAGCGCCATCCGGCCGAGGCGGACCGCGGGCGCCTGCCGGGACCGCTGGACCGCGCGCACTCGCACATAACAGCCAGTGCGGCTGTCGCCCTGCTCCGACTCGTCCTGGCCGCAGCTCTGGTGCTGATGCTGCCGAGCCTGCAGCTGGGACCGATCGTGCTCTGGATGGTGCTGGGCGTCTTCGGCGTGGCGATCGCCTACGAGGGGCTGCGGGCCGCCGCGACCGGCCGCTCCGGTGCGGTCCCGGCGCCCCTGAGTCCCGCTCTCGTCCTGCTCTGGATCGTCGTGGGTGCCGGCTACGTCGTTCGTGGCCTGACGGGTCTGGCCCTGGTGATCGACCTGCCGCGGCATCCGTGGACCGGCGTGGCGGCCGGCGTCACCCTCTGGGCGTACGGGGTGGCCTTCGTGACCAGCCGGTGGGCGATCGAGTCGACCGCTTTCGCCCGGCTGCGCAACGACCGTCTCGTCTGGCGGTGCGAGGCCCGGCACGCCCGCGAGCATCTGCTGGCCCTGGTGCGGTGGTTGCCGGAGCGGCTGGACGCACGGCACATCGGTGGTCCCGCCGACGGGTCCGTCACCGGGTGGGCGGCGCTGCGCGGTCGCACCCCGCTCAGCGCCCCGTGGAATCTCGCCGCGATCGTCGCCGGAACGGCCGCCGTGATCTCCGGTCGCCTGCTGACCGGCCCGGCGACGGCCGGTGATGTCGCGGTGGCCGGCGTGGCCGGGGCCGTCGCAGCGACGGCGGTCGTGCTGGCCGGGCGCGGCCGGGCCGCCGTCGTAGGGGCGGGCGCCGTGCTGGTGGCGCTCACCGTGTGGGCCTGGGCCGGCGCACCGATGCTCGCGGCCCTGCCGTGGGCCGTGG from the Paractinoplanes abujensis genome contains:
- a CDS encoding mannitol dehydrogenase family protein, with amino-acid sequence MDRISLSNRTVRSLADRIDVPTYDRSALVPAVVHLGVGGFHRAHQAVYFDDLARSGDLGWGVVGVGLRSPGMRDALLPQDCLFTVVESDEDGDRGRVVGAMTGYRYAPDRPAAVLDALADPRVRLVTLTVTGDGYHHPGRPVDPARPTTAAGFLVEALDRRRRAGLPGFTVLSCDNLPDNGAAARAAVLGPARLRDRALAAWIDAHVSFPASMVDRITPATGAATRRLVASRFGIDDRSPVVTEPFRQWVVEDDFPYGRPPLEQFGVHFVPDVTPYRLMKTRLLNAGHSALGYLGSLTGEYRTSSEAMTNPVIADYLAVLMREEIAPLLPKVPGIDLDAYQARVLRRFANPRISDQLSRLCGRGSTKMPAYLLPSLADARRTGRPALLLSLAVAAWFCYLRGYDLNGAPIEVRDALAETLQARARAGGNDPRPLLAEHRLFGSLAADPGLAGTLENALHDLEVYGPAATICDYLATELLTGRPVV